In a genomic window of Nocardia fluminea:
- a CDS encoding alpha/beta hydrolase, translated as MSVLTRCVLTLAVGVAVYAAPVAGAGPAPDGPRLISVAPGPGRVVELVVHSAAMAKAVTVAVLPAADRSAKAPVLYLLNGVDGGVGPAGDWRDGGNWITRADADSFFAGKQVTVVMPIGGAGSYYTDWRADDPVLGRQRWTTFLTRELPGVIDAEFHGTGANAVAGVSMAGTAAFQLALAAPRLYTAVGSYSGCVSTSGPQGHAIVNTVVSGQNGDPVNMWGQPGDPLWAANDPFLHAERLRGLAIYVSSGTGLPGALDTVDGPGLDGDSMKLVDQLIVGGALDAVTGLCTQQLAARLRDLAIPATVDLRPNGTHSWGYWRDDLRHSWPMFAAALRVG; from the coding sequence ATGAGCGTCTTGACGCGATGTGTGCTGACTCTTGCGGTAGGTGTGGCGGTGTATGCCGCCCCGGTCGCCGGCGCGGGCCCGGCTCCCGACGGCCCGCGGCTGATCTCGGTCGCGCCCGGTCCCGGCCGCGTCGTCGAACTCGTGGTGCACTCCGCCGCGATGGCGAAAGCGGTGACCGTCGCGGTGCTGCCCGCCGCGGACCGCTCGGCGAAGGCGCCGGTCCTGTATCTGCTCAACGGCGTCGACGGTGGCGTCGGTCCCGCCGGTGATTGGCGCGACGGCGGAAACTGGATCACCCGCGCCGACGCCGACTCTTTCTTCGCCGGCAAGCAGGTGACCGTCGTGATGCCGATCGGCGGCGCGGGCAGCTACTACACCGACTGGCGCGCCGATGATCCCGTCCTCGGCCGCCAGCGCTGGACCACCTTCCTCACCCGCGAATTACCGGGCGTCATCGACGCCGAATTCCACGGAACCGGGGCCAATGCCGTTGCGGGCGTGTCGATGGCGGGCACCGCCGCCTTCCAGCTGGCGCTCGCCGCGCCCCGGCTCTACACCGCGGTCGGCTCCTACAGCGGCTGCGTCTCCACCAGTGGTCCCCAAGGCCATGCCATCGTCAACACCGTCGTCTCCGGTCAGAACGGAGACCCTGTGAACATGTGGGGACAACCCGGCGACCCGCTCTGGGCCGCCAACGACCCCTTCCTGCACGCCGAGCGCCTGCGCGGCCTGGCGATCTACGTCTCCTCCGGCACCGGTCTGCCCGGTGCGCTCGACACCGTCGACGGGCCAGGACTGGACGGTGATTCGATGAAGCTCGTCGACCAGCTGATCGTCGGCGGCGCGCTCGACGCGGTCACCGGGCTGTGTACCCAGCAGCTCGCCGCCCGCCTCCGTGACCTGGCCATCCCCGCCACGGTCGACCTGCGCCCCAACGGAACTCACTCCTGGGGCTATTGGCGCGACGATCTCCGGCACTCCTGGCCGATGTTCGCCGCGGCCCTGCGCGTCGGCTGA
- a CDS encoding alpha/beta hydrolase, protein MFGRAVGVRVAVTVLGLLAGVVVGVPAGADPGAARIEDQRVEPDRTIDVGVYSPAMDIVTRVRVLRAADPKAPAPTLYLLNGVGGGSDGNWLDRTDVVEFFKDKQVNVVIPFGGAGSYFADWRTDDPVLGKQRWATFLTKELPPVIDAEFGGTGANAIAGLSMAGTSVFQLALGEPGLYRAIGSYSGCVRTSDPRGQAIVRTVVGSRLGNAANMWGPPTDPAWSANDPYLHAEALRGTDVYISSGTGIPGPYDTVAGAQGDPVQLSMQLLFGAGLEAVTNLCTQQLRDRLQTLGIPATVDLRPNGTHSWGYWEQDMHKSWPVFEAALNRA, encoded by the coding sequence ATGTTTGGTCGGGCAGTGGGCGTACGGGTCGCAGTGACCGTGCTCGGCTTGTTGGCCGGTGTCGTGGTCGGGGTGCCCGCAGGCGCCGATCCGGGGGCCGCGCGGATCGAGGATCAGCGCGTCGAACCGGATCGCACCATCGATGTGGGCGTGTACTCACCGGCGATGGACATCGTCACCCGGGTGCGGGTATTGCGGGCAGCGGATCCGAAAGCGCCTGCGCCGACGCTGTATCTGCTCAACGGGGTCGGTGGCGGCAGCGACGGCAATTGGCTCGATCGCACCGATGTCGTCGAGTTCTTCAAGGACAAACAGGTCAATGTGGTGATCCCGTTCGGCGGGGCCGGAAGCTATTTCGCCGACTGGCGCACCGACGATCCGGTCCTCGGTAAGCAGCGGTGGGCCACGTTCCTCACCAAGGAACTCCCGCCCGTGATCGACGCGGAGTTCGGCGGCACCGGCGCCAACGCCATCGCGGGCCTGTCGATGGCGGGAACCTCGGTGTTCCAGCTCGCGCTCGGTGAACCGGGCCTGTACCGAGCGATCGGGTCCTACAGCGGGTGCGTGCGCACCAGTGATCCACGCGGACAGGCGATCGTGCGGACCGTGGTGGGCAGCAGGCTCGGCAACGCGGCCAACATGTGGGGGCCACCCACCGATCCCGCCTGGTCGGCCAACGACCCCTACCTGCACGCGGAAGCCTTGCGCGGCACCGACGTCTACATCTCCTCCGGCACCGGCATTCCCGGCCCGTACGACACCGTCGCAGGCGCCCAGGGCGACCCGGTGCAGCTGTCCATGCAGTTGCTGTTCGGCGCGGGGCTCGAGGCCGTCACGAATCTGTGCACCCAGCAGCTACGTGATCGGCTGCAGACGCTCGGCATCCCCGCGACGGTGGACCTGCGGCCCAACGGCACCCACTCGTGGGGCTACTGGGAGCAGGACATGCACAAATCGTGGCCCGTGTTCGAGGCGGCGCTCAACCGCGCGTGA